Proteins co-encoded in one Candida albicans SC5314 chromosome 3, complete sequence genomic window:
- the PMT2 gene encoding dolichyl-phosphate-mannose-protein mannosyltransferase (Protein mannosyltransferase (PMT) with roles in hyphal growth and drug sensitivity; member of the PMT family which includes Pmt1p, Pmt2p, Pmt4p, Pmt5p, and Pmt6p; induced during cell wall regeneration; essential), translating to MSTSVEPNETEALLRKQNDLSTTASIEEKYPHQQGEAAEDDDDTLKRTQYDEAKETAESLKQVESILAPIVFTALSFFVRFYRISVNDHVVWDEAHFGKFGSYYLRHEFYHDVHPPLGKMLVGLSGYLAGYNGSWDFPSGEKYPDYIDYTKMRLFNATFSALCVPLAYFTGKEVGFSMFTTWLFTLMVALESSYVTLGKFILLDSMLLFFTVATVFCFSRFNNFNNKSQEFSRKWWKWILLTGVSIGCTCSVKMVGLFVTTLVGIYTVVDLWNKLSDKSISWTKYIQHWFARIVALILVPIFIFMLSFKVHFDLLYKSGTGDANMSSLFQANLAGSDVGGGPREVSMFHSVITLKNQGLSGGLLHSHVQTFPEGSKQQQVTTYGHKDSNNNWIFQRARGQPYYDTSGNTTDIEYIFDGMHVRLMHPQTGRNLHTHDIPAPVSKSEYEVACYGNLTIGDPKDNWTVEIMEQASDEDKMRLHPLTSSFRLKNEVMNCYLGVTGTTLPQWGFRQGEVVCYKNPFKKDKRTWWNIENNRNAVLPPAPEDFKLPKTKFIRDFIQLNLAMMATNNALVPDTEKQDDLASSFWQWPTLNVGIRMCGWGPENPKYYMIGSPATTWTSTVGVILFAFIVLYYLIRWQRQYVDFPSTNPHKLKLFLMGGIYPMFGWGLHFLPFAIMGRVTYVHHYVPALYFAMLVFCYEVESFSSRLNKPNASPVSKLLYLAIYIGLLSLVAGTFWYFRYLSWGMEGPKEDWKHLKLLESWRVSDDQYT from the coding sequence ATGTCTACTTCTGTTGAACCCAATGAAACAGAAGCTTTGTTGAGAAAGCAGAATGATCTTTCCACAACTGCctcaattgaagaaaaatatcCTCACCAACAAGGAGAGGCTGCAGAAGACGATGACGACACTCTTAAAAGAACCCAATATGATGAAGCTAAAGAAACCGCTGAATCTTTAAAACAAGTTGAATCGATATTAGCACCTATTGTTTTCACTGCATTGTCATTTTTCGTGAGATTTTATCGTATTTCAGTGAATGACCATGTTGTTTGGGATGAAGCTCATTTTGGTAAATTTGGATCCTATTATTTACGACACGAATTTTATCATGATGTTCATCCTCCATTGGGTAAAATGTTAGTTGGTTTATCTGGTTATTTGGCTGGATACAATGGATCTTGGGATTTCCCAAGTGGTGAAAAATACCCtgattatattgattataCTAAAATGAGATTGTTTAATGCCACTTTCTCTGCCTTGTGTGTACCATTGGCTTATTTCACTGGGAAAGAAGTTGGATTTTCCATGTTTACTACTTGGTTATTTACTTTGATGGTGGCTCTTGAATCAAGTTATGTCACTTTAGGtaaattcattttgttGGATTCAATGTTGTTATTCTTCACCGTTGCTACTGTTTTCTGTTTTTCAcgtttcaacaattttaacAATAAATCACAAGAATTTTCTAGAAAATGGTGGAAATGGATTCTTTTAACTGGTGTTTCCATTGGTTGTACTTGTTCTGTAAAAATGGTTGGATTGTTTGTTACCACATTGGTCGGGATTTACACTGTTGTTGACCTTTGGAATAAATTGAGTGATAAATCTATTTCATGGACAAAATACATTCAACATTGGTTTGCTAGAATTGTTGCTTTGATTCTTGTCccaattttcattttcatgCTTTCATTTAAAgttcattttgatttgttgtaTAAATCGGGTACTGGTGATGCCAATATGTCATCACTTTTCCAAGCTAATTTGGCTGGTTCCGATGTTGGTGGTGGCCCACGTGAAGTATCCATGTTCCACTCGGTTATCACTTTAAAGAATCAAGGTTTAAGTGGTGGCCTTTTACACTCCCACGTTCAAACATTCCCAGAAGGttcaaaacaacaacaagttaCTACTTATGGTCACAAAGattcaaacaacaattggatTTTCCAAAGAGCTAGAGGACAACCTTATTATGATACTTCTGGTAACACCACTGAcattgaatatatttttgacGGTATGCATGTAAGATTGATGCATCCACAAACTGGTAGAAACTTACATACTCATGATATTCCAGCTCCAGTGTCTAAATCTGAATATGAAGTTGCATGTTATGGTAATTTGACTATTGGTGATCCTAAAGATAATTGGACTGTTGAAATTATGGAACAAGCAagtgatgaagataaaATGAGATTACATCCTTTGACTTCGTCATTTAGATTGAAGAATGAAGTGATGAATTGTTATTTGGGGGTCACTGGTACTACATTACCTCAATGGGGGTTCAGACAAGGTGAAGTTGTTTGTTACAAGAACCCATTTAAAAAAGACAAGAGAACTTGGTGgaatattgaaaacaatcGTAATGCAGTTTTACCACCAGCTCCAgaagatttcaaattacCTAAAACTAAGTTTATTCGTgatttcattcaattgaatttggcCATGATGGCTACTAACAATGCTTTAGTTCCAGACACTGAAAAGCAAGATGATTTGGCTTCATCATTTTGGCAATGGCCAACATTGAATGTTGGTATTAGAATGTGTGGATGGGGACCAGAAAATCCTAAATATTATATGATTGGTTCACCAGCAACTACTTGGACTTCTACTGTTGGTGTTATATTATTTGCTTTCAttgttttgtattatttgattagATGGCAAAGACAATACGTTGATTTCCCAAGTACAAATCCacacaaattgaaattattccTTATGGGAGGTATTTATCCAATGTTTGGATGGGGATTACATTTCTTACCATTTGCCATTATGGGAAGAGTTACATATGTTCATCATTATGTTCCTGCACTTTATTTTGCCATGCTTGTTTTCTGTTATGAAGTTgaatcattttcttcaagaTTAAATAAACCTAATGCTTCTCCAGTGctgaaattattatatttggCCATTTATATTGGTTTACTCTCTTTAGTGGCTGGTACTTTCTGGTATTTCAGATATTTGTCTTGGGGTATGGAAGGACCAAAAGAAGATTGGaaacatttgaaattattggaatCTTGGAGAGTTTCTGATGATCAATACACCTAG
- the ISA2 gene encoding Isa2p (Protein required for maturation of mitochondrial [4Fe-4S] proteins; role in biotin biosynthetic process; rat catheter and Spider biofilm induced), producing MLGTKYFAISKRILTLKSFKPLTLGGTTIITLRYNSTKPSTTTTNSNANSSRLKPSSFAFPSSPTSQQSSSTTTSTNDSITSSQQQEDINDFRATKLIHGKTNLSFAITERASKKLNEISQQDNQDSGLLIQVESGGCHGFQYNLKLTNIDKELQQQQDGDANDLVVFERDQGGKVIMNESSLMILQDSKLDYTKELIGSQFKIVDSPYTSSACGCGSSFDFDFDKLSQKEG from the coding sequence ATGTTAGgaacaaaatattttgcTATATCCAAACGAATCTTAAcattaaaatcatttaaacCCTTAACACTTGGTGGTACAACTATTATTACTTTACGTTATAATTCGACTAAACCAAgtactaccaccaccaattcTAATGCTAATTCATCTAGGCTAAAACCGTCATCATTTGCCTTCCCATCGTCTCCAACTTCTCAACAATCATCATCTACAACTACTTCAACCAATGATTCCATAACAtcatcacaacaacaagaagatattaatgatttcagagcaacaaaattaattcatggaaaaacaaatttatcatttgcAATAACTGAAAGAGCTAGtaagaaattaaatgaaatttctCAACAAGATAATCAAGATTCAGGATTATTAATACAAGTAGAAAGTGGAGGATGTCATGgatttcaatataatttgaaattaaccaatattgataaagaattacaacaacaacaagacGGCGATGCTAATGATTTGGTTGTGTTTGAAAGAGATCAAGGAGGGAAAGTGATTATGAAtgaatcatcattaatgattttacaagattcaaaattggattatactaaagaattaattggtagtcaatttaaaattgttgatagtCCTTATACTAGTTCTGCTTGTGGTTGTGGAAgttcatttgattttgattttgataaattgcTGCAAAAGGAAGGATAA
- the TPD3 gene encoding protein phosphatase 2A structural subunit (Subunit of protein serine/threonine phosphatase PPA2, involved in regulation of cytokinesis and morphogenesis; forms complex with catalytic subunit Pph21p that dephosphorylates septin Sep7p) yields MNNFSDDLYPLALLMDELKHDDVSNRVEAMQKLDTIAIALGPERTRKELLPFLNDVAQDDEEEVFAVLANKLGEFIPLIGGHQYSEPLISILTILASMEEPLVRDKAIDSLNKISLELSDEEINGIFLTLIQNLSQGNWFSKKIAACGLYQSVIIRVDATTRQNLLKLYFKLVTDDYPMVRRASATNLPRLIDLLTEFTEHNPNDVNKITNEDWEIISKMFQHLITDDQDSVKFLSVDVLISILEFFGKIHEYSFNADFLSSALKLIQDESWRVRYTAADRFSKIARNFTNNESDLFQLIDPFISLMKDHEGEVRKAIAKQLPVFCQLLVKFPSTKATVLNKIVPVANELSQDPQENVRASLASTITELSPILEKQATIDKLLPVFLIMLKDEFPDVRLNIISNLSVVNETIGINLLSTNLLPAITELAQDHKWRVRLAIIEYIPKLAKQLGESFFNEELLSLCMSWLWDPVYAIREAAVNNLKELTVIFGSEWAQVEIINRLLNQGDKIDNDDGNGDNNDNNDKVDYSNFIIRITCLFAITSLIPVIDYKVLIDKVLPFINGLINDSVPNIRFNVAKSYLILVESLINKKKSGQLSETNDQELKKFIDSQVLSNLQKLENDDDVDVRFYSIKSIKGINEILT; encoded by the coding sequence ATGAATAATTTTAGTGATGATTTATACCCATTAGCTTTGTTAATGgatgaattgaaacatGATGACGTTTCTAATAGAGTAGAGGCGATGCAAAAATTGGACACCATTGCTATTGCCTTGGGACCAGAAcgaacaagaaaagaattattaccATTTCTTAACGATGTTGCtcaagatgatgaagaagaagttttTGCCGTTTTGGCAAATAAATTGGGTGAATTTATCCCATTAATTGGTGGTCATCAATATTCTGAACCATTGATTTCTATTTTAACTATATTGGCCTCAATGGAAGAACCATTAGTTAGAGATAAAGCCattgattcattaaataaaatcagTTTGGAATTGagtgatgaagaaattaatggGATTTTCTTGACATTAATACAAAATTTGAGTCAAGGTAATTGGTTCctgaaaaaaattgctgCTTGTGGATTATATCAATCAGTTATTATTAGAGTTGATGCTACTACTAGacaaaatttattgaaattatatttcaaattagttACTGATGATTATCCTATGGTTAGAAGAGCTAGTGCCACCAATTTACCTcgattaattgatttattgacTGAATTTACTGAACATAATCCTAATGATGTTAATAAAATTACTAATGAAGATTGGGAAATAATTTCGAAAATGTTTCAACATTTAATTACTGATGATCAAGACCTGGTTAAATTTTTGAGTGTTGACGTTTTAATTTCTATTTTAGAATTTTTCGGGAAAATTCATGAATACAGTTTTAATGCTGATTTCTTATCTAGTgcattaaaattaattcaaGATGAAAGTTGGAGAGTTAGATATACTGCCGCTGATAGGTTTAGTAAAATTGCTCGTAACTTCACCAATAATGAACTGGATTTAttccaattgattgatccatttatttcattaatgaaaGATCATGAAGGTGAAGTTAGAAAAGCTATTGCTAAACAATTGCCAGTTTTCTGTCAATTATTAGTGAAATTCCCTCTGACTAAAGCCACtgttttaaataaaattgtcCCTGTGGCCAATGAATTGAGTCAAGATCCTCAAGAAAATGTTCGTGCTTCATTAGCTTCCACTATAACTGAACTTTCACCAATTTTAGAAAAACAAGCCactattgataaattattaccaGTGTTTTTAATCATGTTAAAAGATGAATTCCCTGATGTTAgattaaatattatttcCAACTTATCTGTTGTTAATGAAACCATTggtattaatttattatccaCTAATTTGTTACCAGCAATCACTGAATTGGCTCAAGATCATAAATGGAGAGTTAGATTAGCTATTATTGAATACATTCCTAAATTAGCCAAACAATTGGGTgaatcatttttcaatgaagaattattatcattgtGTATGTCATGGTTATGGGATCCAGTTTATGCCATCAGAGAAGCTGCtgttaataatttaaaagaattgacaGTTATATTTGGATCAGAATGGGCACAAGTGGAAATAATCAATCgattattaaatcaaggtgataaaattgataatgatgatggtaatggtgacaacaatgataataatgataaagttgattattcaaatttcattattagaatAACTTGTTTATTTGCTATTACTAGTTTAATACCAgttattgattataaagttttaattgataaagtaTTACCATTTATTAATggattaattaatgattcGGTTCCAAACATTCGGTTTAATGTGGCTAAATCATATTTAATATTAGTCgaatcattaattaataagaaaaaatcgGGTCAACTATCAGAAACAAATgatcaagaattgaaaaaattcattgattcacaagttttatcaaatttacaaaaattggaaaatgatgatgatgttgatgttagattttattcaattaaaagtattaaaggtattaatgaaattttaacTTGA